The following proteins are co-located in the Tiliqua scincoides isolate rTilSci1 chromosome 8, rTilSci1.hap2, whole genome shotgun sequence genome:
- the ABHD8 gene encoding protein ABHD8, giving the protein MLTSITDGLLCCLMGKTANAVVPLESIESSDGYSFVEVKPGRVLRVKHMAPARPSGTEEAPQKTGAVRCKRRITVYRNGQMVIENLGDAVRSDILHCQNGTEPNSTVELEVSTDTNAAPLPLANPSAATGKRRRRKPKKTVNIDCTKFITSCKGTHSDVVLFFIHGVGGSLDIWKEQLDFFTKLGYEVVAPDLAGHGSSSAPQIAAAYTFYALAEDMRAVFRRYAKKRNILIGHSYGVSFCTFLAHEYPDLVHKVIMINGGGPTALEPSLCSIFNMPTCVLRCLSPCLAWSFLKAGFARQGAKEKQLLKEGNAFNVSSFVLRAMMSGQYWPEGDEVYHAELTVPVLLVHGMHDKFVPVEEDQRMAEILIIAFLKVIDEGSHMVMMECPETVNTLLHEFLLWEPEAVPAGEVPEVEKK; this is encoded by the exons ATGTTGACCAGTATCACGGATGGGCTGCTGTGCTGCCTAATGGGCAAGAcggccaatgcagtggtgccccTGGAGAGCATCGAGTCCAGTGATGGCTACAGCTTTGTGGAGGTAAAGCCTGGGCGAGTCTTGCGGGTAAAGCACATGGCTCCAGCCCGCCCTTCGGGGACAGAGGAGGCACCCCAGAAGACTGGTGCAGTGCGGTGCAAACGCCGAATCACAGTCTACCGCAATGGACAGATGGTCATCGAGAATCTGGGTGATGCTGTGCGCTCTGATATCCTCCATTGCCAAAATGGCACTGAGCCCAACAGCACCGTGGAACTGGAGGTCTCGACTGACACCAACGCTGCTCCCCTGCCCTTGGCCAACCCCTCCGCTGCAACTGGCAAACGCCGCCGCCGTAAGCCCAAAAAAACAGTCAACATTGACTGCACCAAGTTCATCACCAGTTGCAAGGGGACACATAGCGACGTGGTCCTGTTCTTCATCCATGGAGTGGGGGGTTCTCTGGACATCTGGAAGGAGCAGCTGGACTTTTTCACCAAGCTGGGGTATGAGGTGGTGGCCCCAGACCTTGCTGGCCATGGGTCCAGCTCAGCCCCACAGATTGCTGCTGCCTATACATTCTATGCCTTGGCTGAGGACATGCGCGCTGTGTTCAGACGTTATGCCAAGAAGAGGAACATCCTCATTGGACATTCATACGG GGTCTCCTTTTGCACCTTCCTAGCCCACGAGTACCCAGACCTGGTACACAAGGTCATCATGATCAATGGTGGAGGCCCCACAGCTTTGGAGCCTAGCCTGTGCTCCATCTTTAACATGCCCACCTGTGTTCTGCGCTGCCTCTCACCCTGCCTGGCCTGGAGCTTCCTAAA GGCTGGCTTTGCTCGCCAAGGTGCAAAGGAGAAACAGCTGCTGAAGGAAGGAAATGCATTCAATGTCTCGTCCTTTGTCCTGAGAGCCATGATGAGTGGCCAGTACTGGCCAGAGGGGGATGAAGTCTACCACGCTGAATTAACAGTGCCCGTGCTATTAGTTCACGGCATGCATGATAAGTTTGTCCCTGTGGAAGAGGACCAGCGTATGGCTGAG ATTCTGATCATTGCGTTCCTGAAGGTGATTGACGAGGGAAGCCACATGGTGATGATGGAGTGTCCAGAGACAGTCAACACCCTCC